The following proteins come from a genomic window of Erpetoichthys calabaricus chromosome 18, fErpCal1.3, whole genome shotgun sequence:
- the rab7a gene encoding ras-related protein Rab-7a isoform X2, with translation MNQYVNKKFSNQYKATIGADFLTKEVMVDDRLVTMQIWDTAGQERFQSLGVAFYRGADCCVLVFDVTTSNTFKTLDSWRDEFLIQASPRDPENFPFVVLGNKIDLENRQVTTKRAQAWCQSKNNIPYFETSAKEAINVEQAFQTIARNALKQETEVELYNEFPEPIKLDKNERTKPTPDNCSC, from the exons ATGAACCAGTATGTGAATAAGAAGTTCAGCAATCAGTACAAAGCAACAATAGGAGCTGACTTCCTCACAAAAGAAGTAATGGTGGATGACAGGCTCGTCACAATGCAG ATTTGGGACACGGCAGGGCAGGAGCGATTTCAGTCTTTGGGAGTAGCCTTCTATCGGGGGGCAGACTGCTGCGTATTAGTATTTGACGTCACCACATCCAACACCTTCAAGACTCTTGACAGCTGGCGAGATGAGTTCCTGATACAGGCAAGCCCACGTGATCCTGAGAATTTCCCCTTTGTAGTTCTGGGCAACAAGATTGATCTTGAAAACAGACAG GTCACAACAAAAAGGGCACAGGCATGGTGCCAGAGTAAGAATAATATCCCTTATTTTGAAACCAGTGCCAAGGAAGCCATCAATGTGGAGCAGGCCTTTCAAACCATTGCCAGAAACGCACTTAAACAG GAGACAGAAGTTGAGCTATACAATGAATTTCCAGAGCCTATTAAACTAGACAAAAATGAGAGAACAAAGCCGACACCTGATAATTGCAGCTGCTGA
- the rab7a gene encoding ras-related protein Rab-7a isoform X1 — translation MTSRKKVLLKVIILGDSGVGKTSLMNQYVNKKFSNQYKATIGADFLTKEVMVDDRLVTMQIWDTAGQERFQSLGVAFYRGADCCVLVFDVTTSNTFKTLDSWRDEFLIQASPRDPENFPFVVLGNKIDLENRQVTTKRAQAWCQSKNNIPYFETSAKEAINVEQAFQTIARNALKQETEVELYNEFPEPIKLDKNERTKPTPDNCSC, via the exons AGTAGGGAAGACATCGCTCATGAACCAGTATGTGAATAAGAAGTTCAGCAATCAGTACAAAGCAACAATAGGAGCTGACTTCCTCACAAAAGAAGTAATGGTGGATGACAGGCTCGTCACAATGCAG ATTTGGGACACGGCAGGGCAGGAGCGATTTCAGTCTTTGGGAGTAGCCTTCTATCGGGGGGCAGACTGCTGCGTATTAGTATTTGACGTCACCACATCCAACACCTTCAAGACTCTTGACAGCTGGCGAGATGAGTTCCTGATACAGGCAAGCCCACGTGATCCTGAGAATTTCCCCTTTGTAGTTCTGGGCAACAAGATTGATCTTGAAAACAGACAG GTCACAACAAAAAGGGCACAGGCATGGTGCCAGAGTAAGAATAATATCCCTTATTTTGAAACCAGTGCCAAGGAAGCCATCAATGTGGAGCAGGCCTTTCAAACCATTGCCAGAAACGCACTTAAACAG GAGACAGAAGTTGAGCTATACAATGAATTTCCAGAGCCTATTAAACTAGACAAAAATGAGAGAACAAAGCCGACACCTGATAATTGCAGCTGCTGA